A single window of Nicotiana tomentosiformis chromosome 1, ASM39032v3, whole genome shotgun sequence DNA harbors:
- the LOC117275819 gene encoding secreted RxLR effector protein 161-like translates to MESSKIIDTHIATATRLDLDEPGSPMNKTMYRGIIGSLLYLTVSRPDIVFSVGLCVRFQSSPKESHLKTAKRILRYLKGTQDLVLYYPSGDNFNLIEYANADYASYLVDRKSTSGITHFLGPCLISWGTRKQNSMALSTAEAEYVVVASCYAQLLWIKHQLEEYGVFSDCVPLLCDNTSALNMAKNPV, encoded by the coding sequence ATGGAAAGTTCAAAAATCATCGATACTCATATTGCCACTGCCACCCGTCTGGActtggatgaacctggttctcctATGAACAAAACCATGTATAGAGGCATCATTGgttcactcttgtatctcacagTTAGTAGACCTGATATTGTATTTAGTGTGGGattatgtgttagatttcaatccagtccaaaggaatctcatcttaAAACTGCCAAGAGGATTCTAAGGTATCTTAAAGGAAcgcaggacctggttctctactatcctTCAGGGGACAATTTCAACTTAATTGAGTATGCTAATGCTGATTATGCTAGTTATCTGGTGGATAGAAAGAGTACATCTGGCATAACACATTTTCTGGGACCATGTTTGATTTCATGGGGTACAAGGAAACAAAACTCTATGGCTCTTTCAACTGCAGAAGCTGAGTATGTGGTAGTCGCCTCTTGttatgctcaattgttgtggatcaagcaTCAACTGGAGGAATATGGTGTATTTTCTGATTGCGTGCCATTATTGTGTGATAATACCagtgctctcaacatggcaaagaacccGGTTTAG